Below is a genomic region from Spiroplasma endosymbiont of Dioctria linearis.
TTCTAGTTTTAAAAAAATATCTAAAAATATTCATGTTGGTTCTTGTGTAAGAAATAATAAAAGTTGAGATGAAAGCGTTAATGATAAAAGAATTAATGAGTTATTGGAGATAAAATAATGAAAGTAAATATAATTGGTGCTGGTTTAGCAGGTTGTGAAGCAGCGTGACAATTAGCAGAAAAGGGTATTGAAGTCTATTTATATGAAAAGAAAAAAATTCAGAAAAATGAAATTCAAACATTGAATACATTTGGAGAATTAGTTTGTTCAAATACTTTTAGAAGTTTATCAACTCAAAATGCTGTTGGTATTTTAAAAAAAGAACTTGAATTGTTAAATTCCTTTATATTGGATTGTGCCTTTAAAACTCAGATTCCTTCTGATGATGCTCTTGCAGTAGATAGAAAAGCATTTTCAGATTTAGTTGATCATAGAATAAGAAGTCATAAAAATATAAAGGTATTTGAAGAAGAATTTTTAGATTTAAATACACAAGAAATTGTGTTAATTGCAAGTGGTCCTTTGTGTTCACAAGAGTTTAAAATGCAATTAGAAAAATTACTTGGAAAACAAAAGTTATTTTATCTAGATGCATCTGCTCCAATAATTGAGAAACAATCAATAGACTTCTCAAAAGTCTATTATAAATCAAGATATAAAAATGATAATAGTTATATTTGTATACCATTAAATGAAGAGGAATTTAGTACTTTTCATAATAAAATAGTAAATGCAAATACTGTTGATTTAAAAGATTTTGAACAAGAAATTTTTTTCAGAGGTTGTCAACCAATAGAACAATTAGCTAAAACCTCTAAAAAGATACTATTAAAATCAGTTATGTCACCAAATGGATTAGAAAATGTTGATGGAATTGTGCCTTATTCAGCTGTACAATTAAGAAGAGATGACGCAATGGATAATTTCTATAATATGGTTGGTTTTCAAACAAATCTTATTTGAAAAGAACAAAAGAAAATTTTTTCATCTCTTCCAGGACTTGAAAAAGCAGTCTTTAGAAGGTTTGGAGTCATGCATAAAAACAACTTTATAAACTCTCCAAAAATTCTTAATAACAAACTACAAATGATGCGAAAAAAGAATATATTTTTTGCAGGTCAAATTACAGGTGTAGAGGGATATATAGAATCATTTGCATCGGGTTTAGTAGCAAGTAGAGGAATTCTTAGTTATATTAATAAAAGTGAATTTATAGCATTTCCAGAAGATACAATTTTAGGTAGTTTAATAAGTTATATTACAAATCCAAAGCATAAGAAATTAAAACCAATGAAGTCAAATATGGGTTTAGTAAAGATTGATCCTATAATGAATTTTAATTCTAAAGAAGAAAAAAATTCTTATATATATAAAAATGCTTTAAATAAAATAAAGTCTTTTATTTAGTTTAAATTATAAAATTAAAAAAATGGAGGTTTTCTTTGTATAGAGATAAAAGAGTATGAGCTGAAATTGGCTCAAAATTAGTATCAAGTCTTTCATATTACAATGATTTTGAAATATCAGAGGAAGAAATATTTGAGTTAATTGCAAATGGAGAATATCTATTTGACGACTCAGAAGAAATCTATGGAAGAAACTTAATTAATCTATTAAAAATTTGAGAGATTATTAGAACTAAAATCATTGAAACAAGAGAGAATTTTATAAATAATGCAAAACATAAATGAGCGTTTACTTGTGAAGATTATAAAGAAATTTATGTATTACTTGATGAAAATGGAAACTCTAAAGATATTTTTCAAAGTGAGGAATTTATTAAAAAAAGAAGTGATGAAATGACCACTTTCTTTGAAAACGGTGTAATTGAAGAAAATGGTTTAGAAGCTATTTTAGAAGATATTTTAATCATATATATTTATTTTGCAGTTCAAAGTACATTAAATATAAAGACTTCAATTTTTCTGTATTTGATAATAAATGCAATGCTTTTATATAAAGGTTTTGGACCTTTATTAGCAACATATAGAGGTGAAGTAAGTAACATTTTTGATTTAGTATCTAGATTAGTAGTTCAATGCCAAAATTTACCAATTAAAAGTTATATAACAGCTCCTCTTTTTAGTGTATGTATTTCAAGAATTATTGATTTATCTGAGAATAATAAAATATTCTTTGAGTCTATATAAAAAACTACAATAGTTGGTTAAAGTAGTGTAAAATAATAATATAGTGTTTATTAGCACTTTAACTAAAGGGGTTCTTTATGGAAAAAATAAAATTTAAGAATGTCAAAAAATATAAGGGTATTGTAGAACAAGTATTAGTTAAAGAAGGCCAACCAGTAAAAAAGGATCAAATATTAGCAATAATATCAACGCAACTTGAAAAATTTGATATACGTTCTACAACAGATGGAGTAATTAGAAACATTTATGTAATTGAATCATTAATTGTTTCACATGGAGACACTCTATTTGATATATTCTCTTATAAAGAAATGAAAAATTTATTGAAAAAACCATCTAATATGAATGACACATTAAAAGATGGTTTAAGCGAGTTTGGATACTTAGAAAAATTAATAAATGAATCAGATGAGCCTGATGAAGAAGAATTTGAAAAAGTAAAACAAAAAAGAGTAAAAAAAGCAGAAGTTTTAGTTGACACGGATTTAGATATTCTTGATAGTTTTGAAACTGAAAAGTATTTAAAAGATGAAATTATAGAAAGTGAAATCCAAATAGAAGAAGAGTTCACTGAGGATCCAATTGCTGAGGCAAAAAGGGAGTCTACTACTGTTCAAACAATTAAAACTGAAACCTCAACTTTTGAGATAAAAGAAAATCCAGCAATTGTAACAGAAACTATTACTAAAAAAATAGTTTATGAAAATTCTGATAATTTTAAAGATAGTAATTTATTTTCAGATGAAATTTCAACTGTTTCTCAATCTGAAATTTTAGAAGAATTATCAAAAAATAATACTGAAGATAACTTAGAAGTAGTTGAAGTAAAACAAAAACCAGAAATTTTTAAGAAGCAAGAAACTATTGTTCAAGAATCTAACTCTGTATTTTTAAAGGAATTAGATTATGAAAGATTAGAGAAAGTTTTAAAAAATAGTGAAAAATTAAATAATAAGTTTAAAGAAATTGAAAAAAAAGTTTCATCATTTATGGAAGAAACTAAAGAAATTAATAAAGATACTGAAAAAAGTATTAATTCAATAGCAAAAAAAATAGATGAAAAATCAAAAAGTATTAATTCTAAGTTAGAAGAAGTTGAATTAAAAGCAACAGAAAATAGTAAGCTTGTATCAAATTCAATTGAAAAGAAAGTTATTGTAGATAAAACAAATATAGGTAGTTTTTCCTTTAAGTTGGATATAACTGCTTTAATAAGTCTACAAACTTTAATGATTGAACCTTCAAAAGAGGAAAATGTTGATCTTGAACTTAATGCATTTTATGTAAAAGCATTAAAAAGAGCTTTAACTAAATTTGAAGAATTGGATTCAAGTCACTCACTTATTAGATTAGTAAAAACTGATGGATATTCAGTAAATGATACAGTTGTAAAAGTAAGTGATGATTTAAGTATTTTGGACATTTCAAAGGAAATACATAAAAATCAATTAGTAAAAGATAAAGAAGTTAAAGTAGCAATTTATGATATTTCAAATTTTGGATTAGATAATGCAAATTTTGGATTAACTAAAAATTCAATCTTATCAATTTACATTTCATCAATATCAAGTTCATTTAAAGACGATGGAAATTTAACAAATTATGTAAAAATAAATTTTGCATTCAATCAAAATAGTTTAGAGCCTGAGGATGCAATAATGTTTGGAAAAGAATTTATAAGTATTTTAAAAAACCCGGGTTTTTTAATTTAATAATAAATAAGCACTAAAAAACTAACTAGAAAATATATTACACAATTAATAAAGGTGTAGAATTTATTTTTCCCAGTTTAAATAGTGTTTTTTTGTTAAAATTAGTTTATCTTTGAGGAGTATAAAAATGATTAGTAAAATTAATGCAGAAAGTAAAATAGTAACTTTAATAGCTAGAATAGAAAAAGCAATTTTATCAACAGGAAATAATGGATCAAATTATTTAATTTTAAATTTAATTGATAAGTCTGGAAGAATTGAAGCAAGACTTTGAAATTCTATTGAAAAAGATGTTGAAGAATTAAAAAGTGGTTTAATTGTAAAAATAGAAGCTGTAACCAATGTTTATAGACAACAATTACAATTAAAAGTTAATTCTTATGAAATTATTGATGAAAAAGATTATAAAAAACATAATATAAATGAGGAAATGTTTAGTATTAGTGCTCCAATAAATGTTGAATCGCATTATGAAAAATTAATAGATTTTATAACAACTATTGATAATGAAACTTACAAAAAGATAACTTTAGCAATTTTAAAGCAGTATGAAGTTCAATTTAAAACTTTTCCAGCTGCTGTAAGTATTCATCATAATGTGGTAGGGGGTTTGTTTTGACATAGTTACTCATTATTAATGGGAGCAAAAGCAATAAGAGAAGTATATAAATATGCAGATATTGATTGAGAATTAGTATATTGTGGAACAATTCTTCATGATATAGGAAAAGTACTTGAAATGGCAGGAAAAAATGCATCAGAATATACTGATGTTGGTAAATTATTGGGTCATATATCAATAGGTAATACTTTTGTTTCAAATAAGGCTATAGAATTAGGTCTAAAAGATAATGAGGATGTTTTAAAATTACAACACGTAATTTTAGCAAGTCATGGTAAAAATGAATATGGCTCTCCTGTAGAACCATTATTAATTGAAGCAGTTATTATTTCTTCACTAGATTCATTAGATGCAAGAATTTATAAAATTAATGATGAATTATCAAAAGTGGAGAAAGATGCTTGATCATCAAGAATTCTTTCTGAGGATGGAAGAAGTTATTTAAATCATAATAAGAAAAAATAAATAAGTTTTAGTAGATAGTTAATGTTTTTTAGTATTTTACAATTAAGAGGTAAAAAGGATATTTATGACATCTATATATGAGAAATTAGAAAACCTAACAAGAGAATATAAAAATACAACTGATAAGATTATTGCATTAAATATTATAAATACGATGCGTCAAAAAAAAATTTTAACTCAGAAACAACTTGCAGATATTTGTTTTGTTTCTGAATCAAAAATTACAAAATTTATACAAAGTCTGGGTGAACCAAATTTTAAGACTTTTGCTTCTTCTTTAAAAAAAGAACATCTTTTATACGCTTCAATTAACAAAACCAATTTTAAAAGGGATATACTTGCTTTAATTAATATATGGTGTAGTAAGAACTCCGTTTTTATTAAAAATTTGGCAACAGCAATAAAAAATAATATTAATATTAACATTTACGCATCAGCACAAACTTCTTTAATTGCTCAGGGAATAAGAGATTTTTTGATTGGTTATAATAAACGACCACTTATTCTTTCTAAAAATTTTGACATTTTTAATGAACCTTTAGTTAATAATGAAGATATTAATATTGTTCTTTTTTATGGAAGAGATAACTTTACTCTTAACTCATATTTAAAATTAATTAGTGTTAAAACAATAAAAGCTAATAATTTTGTAATTGCTTCTGAAAAACAGTATGATAAAGTCTTTTTGGAATCTGATAATAAATTAAAATTAGATTACTTAAAAAATAATGCCTCAAATGTGTATCGTAATTTGGCTTTGAATATTTTAATTTTAGAATTAGCAAAACAAATTTAATAGTACTAACTTTCCACTTTGGAAAGTTTTTATTTTATATTTATTCCTAGACTATCATTTATTAGAGGGGTAAATATGAGTATAAAAGTTTATGCTCCCGTTGATTGTGAAGTTAGGCAAATTAAAAAGTGCTCTGATAATGCTTTTGCAAACAAGTTACTGGGAGATGGAATTTTAATAATTCCAAAAGATAATTTATTTTTCTCACCATTTTCTCAAGCCACAGTGAAAATGATATTTGATACCAAACATGCATATGGATTTGAGGTTGAAGGATATAATGTTTTAATTCATTGTGGTTTAGATAGTATAAAACTAAATGGTAAGTACTTTGAAACTAATTTGGAAGTTAATCAAGAAGTTAATCTTGACACAAAAATATTTTCTGTAGAAATTAATAAACTAAGAAAACTAAATATCTCAAAGGAGACACCAATAGTTTTCGAAGATCCAAATATTGTTATTCCAGTATTTGAAGAGAAAATTTATAAAAAAGGAGAACTTATTTGTGAAATAAATACAGAAAGCTTAGAAGTTAAAGAAGAAGAGAATCTAGATCCTTATGTATTTTTCGCAACAGATACTAAATATATCTCAGCAGCTCGTACAATTAATGAGTTTGTGGGAACTATGGAGAATTATACAAGTGTTTATAATTGTATGACTCGTTTACGTTTTAAAATTAAGGACAAAAGTAAAGTTGAAATAGAAAAACTAAAACAAAATAATAATGTTAAAGGCGTTATTTGAAATAATGATGAACTTCAAGTTATTATTGGTCAAGATGTATATAAGTTGAAAAATGCCTTTACTGAAATTAATCAATCAGCTGATGTAAATTTTGAATTGAAGAAAAAATTAAAATCTAAAAAATCTTGATTTTTGCAAATGCTAAGTGCCATTATTGCTATTACCATTAGAGTTCTACCTTTTTTAATTGGAGTAGGATTATTACAAGCTATGGTTTCAATCTTGCAGCAAACTGGGTGAATGCCAAGTATTACATTTGATCCCTCAAGTGCAAATGAAGAGACTATTTACTTATTAAATGCTCCAGTGATTTGAGCTATGTTATTTGTTATTGCTAGAACATCAATTGTAATGTTAGGAATATTATTTGCTTGAGCCGCATCAGATTATTTTAAACTCAGGCCAGTTATTGGGTTGGGGATTGCTGTTATTTTATGTTCACCATATTTATTTGTGACTGGTGGTCCAAATGGAATGGGGGAATATATTGTAATGTTTAGA
It encodes:
- a CDS encoding 3'-5' exoribonuclease YhaM family protein, which translates into the protein MISKINAESKIVTLIARIEKAILSTGNNGSNYLILNLIDKSGRIEARLWNSIEKDVEELKSGLIVKIEAVTNVYRQQLQLKVNSYEIIDEKDYKKHNINEEMFSISAPINVESHYEKLIDFITTIDNETYKKITLAILKQYEVQFKTFPAAVSIHHNVVGGLFWHSYSLLMGAKAIREVYKYADIDWELVYCGTILHDIGKVLEMAGKNASEYTDVGKLLGHISIGNTFVSNKAIELGLKDNEDVLKLQHVILASHGKNEYGSPVEPLLIEAVIISSLDSLDARIYKINDELSKVEKDAWSSRILSEDGRSYLNHNKKK
- a CDS encoding biotin/lipoyl-binding protein, producing MEKIKFKNVKKYKGIVEQVLVKEGQPVKKDQILAIISTQLEKFDIRSTTDGVIRNIYVIESLIVSHGDTLFDIFSYKEMKNLLKKPSNMNDTLKDGLSEFGYLEKLINESDEPDEEEFEKVKQKRVKKAEVLVDTDLDILDSFETEKYLKDEIIESEIQIEEEFTEDPIAEAKRESTTVQTIKTETSTFEIKENPAIVTETITKKIVYENSDNFKDSNLFSDEISTVSQSEILEELSKNNTEDNLEVVEVKQKPEIFKKQETIVQESNSVFLKELDYERLEKVLKNSEKLNNKFKEIEKKVSSFMEETKEINKDTEKSINSIAKKIDEKSKSINSKLEEVELKATENSKLVSNSIEKKVIVDKTNIGSFSFKLDITALISLQTLMIEPSKEENVDLELNAFYVKALKRALTKFEELDSSHSLIRLVKTDGYSVNDTVVKVSDDLSILDISKEIHKNQLVKDKEVKVAIYDISNFGLDNANFGLTKNSILSIYISSISSSFKDDGNLTNYVKINFAFNQNSLEPEDAIMFGKEFISILKNPGFLI
- the trmFO gene encoding methylenetetrahydrofolate--tRNA-(uracil(54)-C(5))-methyltransferase (FADH(2)-oxidizing) TrmFO; protein product: MKVNIIGAGLAGCEAAWQLAEKGIEVYLYEKKKIQKNEIQTLNTFGELVCSNTFRSLSTQNAVGILKKELELLNSFILDCAFKTQIPSDDALAVDRKAFSDLVDHRIRSHKNIKVFEEEFLDLNTQEIVLIASGPLCSQEFKMQLEKLLGKQKLFYLDASAPIIEKQSIDFSKVYYKSRYKNDNSYICIPLNEEEFSTFHNKIVNANTVDLKDFEQEIFFRGCQPIEQLAKTSKKILLKSVMSPNGLENVDGIVPYSAVQLRRDDAMDNFYNMVGFQTNLIWKEQKKIFSSLPGLEKAVFRRFGVMHKNNFINSPKILNNKLQMMRKKNIFFAGQITGVEGYIESFASGLVASRGILSYINKSEFIAFPEDTILGSLISYITNPKHKKLKPMKSNMGLVKIDPIMNFNSKEEKNSYIYKNALNKIKSFI